One Bradysia coprophila strain Holo2 chromosome IV unlocalized genomic scaffold, BU_Bcop_v1 contig_144, whole genome shotgun sequence DNA window includes the following coding sequences:
- the LOC119071185 gene encoding uncharacterized protein LOC119071185: MWKLIIWLFLIFQVVSAAEKSYYSKLRQSRHGNYYKCLIIEHNIPTKFKGFETTDSKEVKVFTKSAVVSSSDEFLQKIDDSIIVEIFAKTIQVLDNHIESICNVREFVPALIHGKMQEIAETVEIEKIVYSGDQQNRIDVVFMGDGYTADERDQFFDDIRRLTEDMFNGDTFRSYLPLFNIWAIYVESVDSGIGYNGAKDTPFRLYRQQGQLRAIYTGNAQYARQICQLTGAGGCDYPSLIGNDDFYGGLGGEFVISTKSERTGTVVLRHEMGHNFVNVGEEYDNGSSYRGVNSAANLTLVTTKWGHWLTDRNVREERAIYRLLQYPWADLASGPQSFNFTSDGQYSRWYLDVSVSAAGEADSLEFVLDGEILPWESRGSDDREFYSWLNDAGFSEGEHTFSVRSKTASTNPAIPRMICSVRLYEFGNEDEFHIDNSVVSAYPTWDVSRRVTYRPTNAGCLMRNMTHNEFCSVCKEGMWYQFFQRISLIDDVTVSKISNPDKTKRVEVNTLKLAHLRAPGNEVEGEILEIRWFYGGQQRPEFDDQFVIDAEGGTWSVSVHFITPEVRYDPNALLHDSETFTVTFPVNSTMSSLPSATDNAKHLLI, translated from the exons ATGTGGAAGCTCATAATTTGGTTATTTCTGATATTTCAAGTGGTTTCAGC TGCGGAAAAATCCTACTATTCGAAGTTGCGACAGAGTCGACATGGCAATTACTATAAATGTTTAATCATTGAGCACAATATTCCAACCAAATTCAAAGGATTTGAGACGACTGATTCCAAAGAGGTTAAAGTTTTCACAAAATCTGCAGTTGTATCGTCATCAGATgaattcttacaaaaaattgatgacTCGATTATAGTCGAGATCTTTGCGAAAACGATTCAAGTTTTGGACAATCACATAGAATCAATTTGCAATGTTAGAGAGTTTGTGCCTGCGCTCATACACGGGAAGATGCAAGAAATTGCAGAAACCgtagaaatcgaaaaaattgtgTACAGTGGTGACCAACAGAATAGAATCGACGTTGTCTTCATGGGAGATGGATACACTGCTGACGAACGTGATCAATTCTTTGACGACATCCGAAGACTTACAGAAGACATGTTCAATGGAGATACTTTTCGATCGTACCTTCCTCTGTTCAATATTTGGGCAATTTACGTTGAAAGTGTTGATAGTGGAATAGGATACAATGGTGCTAAGGATACACCATTTAGACTATATAGACAGCAAGGGCAGTTAAGAGCGATTTATACTGGCAACGCACAGTATGCTAGACAA ATTTGTCAACTGACTGGTGCTGGAGGCTGTGACTATCCTTCATTGATTGGAAACGACGACTTTTATGGTGGGCTAGGCGGCGAGTTTGTTATTTCTACGAAATCGGAACGTACCGGAACGGTTGTACTCAGACATGAAATGG GTCATAATTTCGTTAATGTCGGGGAGGAGTACGATAATGGATCATCCTATCGTGGTGTTAATTCTGCAGCCAATTTAACTCTCGTCACCACTAAGTGGGGTCATTGGTTGACCGATCGAAATGTGCGAGAGGAAAGAGCAATATACAGACTATTACAGTATCCGTGGGCAGATCTAGCATCTGGCCCtcaatcatttaattttacttctGATGGTCAATACTCTCGATGGTATCTCGATGTATCGGTAAGTGCAGCTGGCGAGGCGGATTCTCTTGAATTTGTTCTTGACGGTGAAATTCTACCTTGGGAATCGCGTGGTAGTGATGACAGAGAATTCTACAGTTGGTTGAACGATGCGGGATTCTCGGAAG GtgaacatacattttcggttCGCTCTAAAACCGCATCTACCAACCCTGCCATTCCAAGAATGATCTGTTCGGTAAGACTATATGAGTTTGGCAACGAAGATGAGTTCCATATTGACAATAGCGTGGTATCTGCATACCCTACTTGGGATGTAAGCAGACGAGTAACTTATCGCCCAACTAATGCAGGATGTCTAATGAGGAATATGACTCACAACGAATTTTGTTCTGTATGCAAGGAGGGAATGTGGTACCAATTTTTCCAGAGAATTTCTCTAATTG ATGATGTCACAGTGAGTAAAATATCGAATCCTGATAAGACAAAACGTGTCGAAGTCAACACGTTGAAATTGGCACATTTGCGAGCACCTGGAAATGAAGTGGAAGGCGAGATTTTGGAAATTCGTTGGTTTTATGGTGGACAGCAACGGCCGGAATTCGATGATCAGTTTGTGATCGATGCTGAGGGAGGTACCTGGTCGGTGTCTGTGCATTTCATTACCCCAGAAGTCAGATATGATCCCAACGCGCTGTTGCATGATTCAGAAACATTTACTGTAACATTCCCAGTTAATTCAACAATGTCAAGTCTTCCTTCTGCGACTGATAATGCAAAACATTTATTGatctaa
- the LOC119071210 gene encoding pickpocket protein 28-like, whose amino-acid sequence MVSCSLIGCAITISQSYMKWDNNPVIVTFSEKMTHLKHLPFPAVTICPETKSQKSIFDYRDTLRKISFEAGPPLYNLSERELKYASAQFQICDPLILSNDNNIGDNFTTDIIFDLIKEVAPSMQRSLMTCSFRTLSGICDNIFEEIITADGLCFTFNSLYPKEMFMEGVSDKFMSTYNYNMSDHMHWTLEDGYANGFEDDRAAGIYLYPYRVINAGSKAGLDIVMAMKMQDLDYSCRGPVQGFKVVLHPSDELPQVDGQFFRIPVGQAVRVSIKPNVLRTTKSLTGLHPKRRQCFFNFERRLRYMRTYSKRNCEMECLANYTLGFCGCVKFSMPHDRTTPICGIAKVNCYIEAEMDLLEDSDTVETSKKINSCNCLPACTSISYDTEISQSSYEWKNFYKALNHTGAVVEGYQFASFSIFFKENQFITSKRSELVGLTDFVSSCGGLLGLFMGVSILSIVELFYYVSLRLFCFMRSRKIEEERQMLPKLKLRGESQRRPWYIERI is encoded by the exons ATGGTATCATGCTCGTTGATAGGTTGTGCAATTACAATTTCACAATCGTATATGAAGTGGGACAACAATCCCGTTATCGTTACATTCTCCGAGAAAATGACCCATCTGAAACATCTACCATTCCCAGCTGTTACAATTTGCCCAG aaacgaaaagtcaaaaaagtatttttgacTATAGAGATACATTGAGGAAAATCAGTTTTGAGGCTGGCCCACCGCTTTATAATCTATCAGAAAGAGA GTTAAAGTACGCTTCTGcccaatttcaaatttgtgaTCCACTCATACTCAGCAATGACAATAACATTGGTGATAATTTTACGACCGacattattttcgatttaataAAAGAA GTTGCACCATCCATGCAACGTTCGCTGATGACATGCTCGTTCAGAACGTTGTCGGGAATTTGTGAtaacatttttgaagaaatcataACTGCTGATGGTCTCTGTTTCACATTCAATTCCCTGTATCCGAAAGAAATGTTCATGGAAGGTGTCAGTGACAAATTCATGTCCACTTACAATTATAATATGTCGGATCATATGCATTGGACATTAGAGGACGGTTATGCGAACGGTTTTGAAGATGACAGAGCTGCGGGTATATACCTTTATCCATATCGAGTCATAAATGCTGGTTCCAAAGCTGGATTAGACATCGTTATGGCAATGAAAATGCAAGATTTGGATTATTCGTGTCGTGGACCAGTGCAAGGATTTAAAGTGGTTTTGCATCCTTCAGATGAATTGCCTCAGGTTGATGGCCAGTTTTTCCGAATTCCAGTCGGACAAGCCGTTCGTGTCTCCATCAAACCAAATGTGTTAAGGACAACAAAATCTCTTACTGGCTTACATCCTAAAAG GCGACAATGTTTCTTCAACTTTGAACGCAGACTGCGCTACATGAGAACGTACAGTAAACGAAATTGTGAAATGGAATGCTTGGCCAATTACACACTGGGATTTTGTGGAtgcgtaaaattttcaatgccTCACGACAGAACAACGCCAATTTGTGGCATAGCTAAGGTGAATTGTTACATTGAGGCAGAAATGGATTTATTGGAGGACTCCGATACAGTTGAAACGTCCAAGAAAATTAATAGCTGTAACTGCCTGCCAGCTTGTACCAGCATTTCCTACGATACTGAAATATCGCAGTCGTCATACGAATGGAAAAACTTTTACAAAGCCTTAAATCATACCGGAGCGGTGGTTGAAGG GTATCAATTTGCCtccttttccattttcttcaaaGAAAATCAGTTCATTACATCGAAACGCTCCGAGCTAGTTGGACTTACAGATTTTGTGTCGTCTTGTGGAGGTCTACTGGGACTATTTATGGGTGTTTCAATACTGAGCATAGTTGAGCTCTTCTATTACGTTTCATTGCGGCTATTTTGCTTCATGCGATCAcgtaaaattgaagaagaacGGCAAATGCTGCCGAAACTGAAACTCAGAGGTGAATCGCAAAGAAGGCCGTGGTACATCGAAAGAATTTAG